A section of the Candidatus Latescibacterota bacterium genome encodes:
- a CDS encoding choice-of-anchor J domain-containing protein, with translation MSHRNSLTGWTARVLLCLALAGLLVVPAVQAAPVQSTVPPGDRDDNLFTEGFETAWPPAGWATIQTGSPTWGRSNYDHHTGTYSAAVFWSSSPQNEWLVLPAIDLSGAINPKLEWYERALNWATGGHHMIMASTTSQTDMGSFSVIADQTPGNHSITDFSGEPATVNLVSLAGQPTVYLAFRYTGTAATNDSWFIDDVRIYTPSGHDVGAVSVSPGGGNLDGGTPVTPQVTVENFGQSDESFDVTLDISDSGGVVYSQTMSVTALGPGLQEVLNFPNFTPDPGEYYDLSGSTMLAGDGDAGNDTALSDFTTYFDQHVPIAFFFTNSGCPPCYIPNLLVDDYMPDQGNNVSMLRIHVWWPYGGDIMYLANPAQSQALVSAFGVNAVPDFYLDATWAVGYDGPAMIAAMDEGKTWKSPMHMDLAWDDSIDQLTVNEVVTGAIRPGANYQLFWVITEDNIVHAGGNGETVHHQAFRHQWPAIVSGDNVLSTPGTHSYSVSAPLDGSWVYDNLRATVWIRDMNSGDVVQSATAFLTEIGDLTGVETPTAPAFGLAANHPNPFNPKTSIDFALNAAGPMSLRIYDSAGRLVRTLRTGVMDAGPHSITWNGVDDAGQPVASGVYLARLESAGQSDSRKLLLAK, from the coding sequence ATGAGCCACCGCAATTCCCTGACGGGATGGACCGCGCGAGTCCTGCTCTGCCTCGCCCTTGCGGGACTTCTCGTCGTGCCCGCTGTGCAGGCGGCGCCTGTGCAATCCACCGTCCCCCCCGGCGACCGTGACGACAACCTGTTCACCGAGGGATTCGAGACCGCCTGGCCGCCCGCCGGCTGGGCCACGATCCAGACCGGCAGCCCCACCTGGGGACGCAGCAACTACGACCACCACACCGGCACCTACAGCGCTGCCGTGTTCTGGAGCAGCTCGCCCCAGAACGAGTGGCTGGTCCTGCCCGCCATCGACCTCAGCGGCGCGATCAATCCCAAGCTCGAGTGGTACGAGCGCGCCCTGAACTGGGCCACCGGCGGCCACCACATGATCATGGCCAGCACCACCAGCCAGACGGACATGGGCTCCTTCTCCGTCATCGCCGACCAGACCCCCGGCAACCACAGCATCACCGACTTCAGCGGCGAACCGGCCACGGTGAACCTCGTGAGCCTGGCCGGGCAGCCCACGGTCTACCTGGCCTTCCGCTACACCGGCACCGCGGCCACGAACGACTCCTGGTTCATCGACGACGTCCGCATCTACACGCCGAGCGGCCACGACGTCGGCGCCGTGAGCGTGAGCCCCGGCGGCGGCAACCTCGACGGCGGCACGCCCGTGACGCCCCAGGTGACGGTGGAGAACTTCGGCCAGTCCGACGAGAGCTTCGACGTCACCCTCGACATCAGCGACTCGGGTGGCGTGGTCTACAGCCAGACGATGAGCGTCACCGCCCTCGGGCCGGGCCTGCAGGAAGTGCTCAACTTCCCCAACTTCACTCCCGACCCCGGCGAGTACTACGACCTCAGCGGCAGCACGATGCTGGCGGGCGACGGCGACGCCGGCAACGACACCGCCCTGTCCGACTTCACCACCTACTTCGATCAGCACGTGCCCATCGCCTTCTTCTTCACCAACAGCGGCTGCCCGCCGTGCTACATCCCGAATCTGCTCGTGGACGACTACATGCCCGATCAGGGCAACAACGTGTCCATGCTGCGCATCCACGTGTGGTGGCCCTACGGCGGCGACATCATGTACCTGGCGAATCCGGCGCAGTCCCAGGCCCTCGTGAGCGCCTTCGGCGTGAACGCCGTGCCCGACTTCTACCTCGACGCGACCTGGGCCGTGGGCTACGACGGCCCCGCCATGATCGCGGCCATGGACGAGGGCAAGACCTGGAAGAGCCCCATGCACATGGACCTGGCCTGGGATGACAGCATCGACCAGCTCACCGTGAACGAGGTGGTCACCGGTGCGATCCGTCCGGGCGCCAACTACCAGCTCTTCTGGGTGATCACCGAGGACAACATCGTGCATGCCGGCGGGAACGGCGAGACGGTCCACCACCAGGCCTTCCGCCACCAGTGGCCGGCCATCGTCTCCGGCGACAACGTGCTCAGCACGCCGGGCACGCACAGCTACTCGGTCTCCGCCCCGCTGGACGGAAGCTGGGTTTACGACAATCTCCGCGCCACGGTCTGGATCCGGGACATGAACTCCGGCGACGTGGTGCAGTCCGCCACGGCCTTCCTCACCGAGATCGGCGACCTGACCGGCGTGGAGACGCCCACGGCGCCGGCCTTCGGTCTCGCGGCCAACCACCCCAACCCGTTCAATCCCAAGACGAGCATCGACTTCGCGCTGAACGCCGCCGGCCCCATGAGCCTGCGGATCTACGACAGCGCCGGCCGTCTCGTCCGCACGCTGCGCACGGGCGTCATGGACGCCGGCCCGCACAGCATCACCTGGAACGGTGTGGACGACGCCGGCCAGCCGGTGGCGTCGGGCGTCTACCTGGCGCGCCTGGAGAGCGCCGGGCAGAGCGACAGCCGGAAGCTGTTGCTCGCGAAGTAG
- a CDS encoding MmgE/PrpD family protein — protein MSTAPAVTLSRQLADFAHALKWEHLSPAAVREARRFWLDSLGCALGGTKAHDARIAKKVFRRFRGRPEATVIGTDWKTNARDAAFLNNLMIRIMDFNDIYWEQDPSHPSDMLGTVLSLVEQQKLSGKDLIVATVLAYEIEMRLCEAAHPGIREIGWHHATLTQFVSPLIAGKLYGLSPEQMMHAVGIAGCRQGTFGGVVAGKLSMMKNTVDPMAGAEGVVSALLAAEGYTGPEAVFEGKEGLFHCLGTQTGVAWKPEILTDGLDALLTKRKKGKSAGDTQGAEFRIVRCGMKAFPTEALTHSPISCALDLVEGGGYKPEEIEWVEVRTTARAKDILSDPSKYIPSSKETADHSLPYVIAVALLDGAVTTDSFTEKRLKDPVLPTVMGKVRVEADAAIDAAFPQYKRAEVILKLAGAEPRRAKVDYPKGDPRNPMSDAELTTKFAALAGLSLPKKKQAKVIGLVQELEKLERVTPLLAALRAK, from the coding sequence GTGAGCACCGCGCCCGCCGTCACGCTGTCCCGTCAACTCGCCGACTTCGCCCACGCTCTCAAGTGGGAGCACCTGAGCCCCGCCGCCGTGCGCGAGGCGCGGCGCTTCTGGCTCGACAGCCTGGGCTGCGCGCTGGGCGGCACCAAGGCCCACGACGCGCGCATCGCCAAGAAGGTCTTCCGCCGCTTCCGCGGCCGCCCCGAGGCCACGGTGATCGGCACCGACTGGAAGACGAACGCGCGCGACGCGGCCTTCCTGAACAACCTCATGATCCGCATCATGGACTTCAACGACATCTACTGGGAGCAGGACCCCAGCCATCCGTCGGACATGCTGGGCACCGTGCTGTCGCTGGTGGAGCAACAGAAGCTGAGCGGCAAGGACCTCATCGTCGCCACCGTGCTCGCCTACGAGATCGAGATGCGCCTCTGCGAGGCGGCCCACCCCGGCATCCGCGAGATCGGCTGGCACCACGCCACGCTGACGCAGTTCGTCTCCCCGCTGATCGCCGGCAAGCTCTACGGCCTCAGCCCCGAGCAGATGATGCACGCCGTGGGCATCGCCGGTTGCCGCCAGGGCACGTTCGGCGGCGTGGTGGCCGGCAAGCTCTCGATGATGAAGAACACGGTCGACCCCATGGCCGGCGCCGAGGGCGTCGTCAGCGCGCTGCTGGCCGCCGAGGGCTACACGGGGCCGGAGGCGGTCTTCGAGGGCAAGGAGGGGCTCTTCCACTGCCTGGGGACGCAGACCGGCGTCGCCTGGAAGCCCGAGATCCTGACCGACGGGCTCGACGCCCTCCTCACCAAGCGCAAGAAGGGCAAGTCCGCGGGCGACACGCAGGGCGCCGAGTTCCGCATCGTGCGCTGCGGCATGAAGGCCTTCCCCACCGAGGCGCTGACGCACTCGCCCATCTCCTGCGCGCTGGACCTGGTGGAGGGCGGCGGCTACAAGCCCGAGGAGATCGAGTGGGTGGAGGTGCGCACCACCGCGCGCGCCAAGGACATCCTCTCCGACCCGAGCAAGTACATCCCGAGCTCCAAGGAGACGGCCGACCACTCGCTGCCCTACGTGATCGCCGTCGCCCTGCTGGACGGCGCCGTCACCACCGACTCCTTCACCGAGAAGCGCCTCAAGGACCCCGTCCTGCCCACGGTGATGGGCAAGGTGCGCGTCGAGGCCGACGCAGCCATCGACGCCGCCTTCCCCCAGTACAAGCGCGCCGAGGTGATCCTCAAGCTGGCGGGCGCCGAGCCCCGCCGCGCGAAGGTGGACTACCCCAAGGGCGACCCGCGCAACCCGATGAGCGACGCCGAGCTCACGACCAAGTTCGCCGCCCTGGCCGGGCTCAGCCTGCCGAAGAAGAAGCAGGCCAAGGTGATCGGGCTGGTCCAGGAACTGGAGAAGCTGGAGCGGGTGACGCCCCTGCTCGCCGCCCTCCGCGCGAAGTAG
- a CDS encoding DUF4198 domain-containing protein, with translation MKWSVVLLAASLLAASSAAAHDLWLESDQGRWSLRYGHLHDAGDHGATALELPPGWILGARGLDADGAPFTLAAEAARAAGWPAGAPALLVATSSGVWTKSTEGTRNLPPAELAHPLGSWRSLESVKGIAAWLPALAAPLGAELELSPLTNPLTLRPGDKVTVRVTRAGAPQSDVTVAYDGSPRGVTAADGRVNVRLRRPGLQLIQATQERPLVDDVADKVIETTALTFSIEDAR, from the coding sequence ATGAAATGGTCTGTCGTATTACTCGCCGCGAGCCTGCTCGCGGCGAGTTCCGCCGCCGCACACGATCTGTGGCTGGAGTCGGACCAGGGACGGTGGTCGCTCCGCTACGGGCACCTGCACGACGCGGGCGATCACGGAGCCACGGCGCTGGAGCTGCCCCCCGGCTGGATCCTGGGCGCGCGTGGTCTCGATGCCGACGGCGCGCCCTTCACGCTCGCTGCGGAGGCCGCCCGCGCCGCCGGCTGGCCCGCCGGTGCTCCCGCGCTTCTCGTCGCGACCAGCTCCGGCGTCTGGACGAAGAGCACGGAGGGCACGCGCAACCTGCCCCCCGCCGAGCTGGCGCACCCCCTGGGCAGTTGGCGCTCGCTGGAAAGCGTCAAGGGGATCGCCGCTTGGCTCCCCGCCCTCGCGGCGCCCCTCGGCGCGGAACTCGAGCTGTCGCCGCTGACGAACCCGCTTACGCTTCGGCCCGGCGACAAGGTCACGGTCCGCGTGACGCGCGCGGGCGCGCCCCAGTCCGACGTGACCGTCGCCTACGACGGCAGCCCCCGCGGCGTCACCGCCGCCGACGGCCGCGTGAATGTCCGCTTGCGGCGCCCGGGCCTGCAGCTCATCCAGGCCACCCAGGAGCGTCCCCTCGTGGACGACGTCGCCGACAAGGTCATCGAGACCACGGCCCTCACCTTCTCGATCGAGGACGCGCGCTGA
- a CDS encoding transporter, with translation MMKRPVLALGLLALLPLQAGAHHGVASLGAAGLEGPGAPVETSASATLPQGSLLVFLKLDQADFETFTAARDDEATTNRFWLYGAGYGIRPWLSVYAIWPYNVKTMENNAYNTAGFADPNLMAVLGFTWDGGLRRVPANESLDDLEDWHFTVYGGASLPLGDSELADADGAIDPGRSLGFGEPSFSAGVTATKTLGPRNTFTLELSTIHFNEHVYDDGSAVRFGSEQRANVAWSLRVLENAARKFRLDSNLEANFLALGRDALDGVGEEATGGRMLYLMPGLRAYYANLSLGLGVKLPSWTDLNEDDLQQGAEGKENYRLVLSFSALH, from the coding sequence ATGATGAAGCGTCCAGTCCTGGCCCTCGGCCTGCTCGCCCTGCTCCCCCTGCAGGCGGGCGCCCACCACGGTGTCGCCTCTCTCGGCGCGGCCGGTCTCGAGGGACCCGGCGCGCCCGTGGAGACCTCCGCTTCGGCCACCCTGCCCCAGGGCTCGCTGCTTGTCTTCCTCAAGCTCGATCAGGCGGACTTCGAGACCTTCACCGCCGCCCGCGACGACGAGGCCACGACGAACCGCTTCTGGCTCTACGGCGCGGGGTACGGGATTCGGCCCTGGCTCTCCGTCTATGCCATCTGGCCCTACAACGTGAAGACGATGGAGAACAACGCCTACAACACCGCCGGCTTCGCCGATCCGAACTTGATGGCGGTGCTGGGCTTCACGTGGGACGGCGGCCTGCGCCGGGTGCCCGCGAACGAGAGCCTCGACGACCTGGAAGACTGGCACTTCACCGTGTACGGCGGCGCATCGCTACCGCTGGGCGATTCGGAGCTGGCCGACGCCGATGGCGCCATCGATCCCGGCCGCTCCCTGGGCTTCGGCGAGCCCTCCTTCAGCGCCGGCGTCACCGCCACCAAGACCCTGGGTCCCCGCAACACGTTCACGCTCGAGCTGTCGACGATCCACTTCAACGAGCACGTCTACGATGACGGCAGCGCCGTGCGCTTCGGCAGCGAGCAGCGGGCCAACGTCGCCTGGAGCCTGCGCGTCCTCGAGAACGCCGCGCGGAAGTTCCGGCTGGACAGCAACCTGGAAGCCAACTTCCTCGCCCTGGGCCGCGACGCGCTGGACGGGGTCGGCGAGGAGGCCACCGGCGGTAGAATGCTCTACCTGATGCCGGGCCTGCGCGCCTACTATGCGAACCTGAGTCTGGGACTGGGCGTCAAGCTGCCCAGCTGGACCGATCTCAACGAGGACGATCTGCAGCAGGGCGCCGAGGGCAAGGAGAACTACCGCCTCGTGCTCAGCTTCTCCGCCCTCCACTGA
- a CDS encoding energy-coupling factor ABC transporter permease, protein MHVPDGMLSPRFYLPSWGVAALAWALALRRGRRRWDLDLLPRMASLTALAFVLMSLPLPLPGGTSAHASGIGILALSVGPALAFLAISGVLLLQALVFGVGGITTLPLNALAMGLVGGGAAWWSWRLLRPLSERAALFGAGWLATALPALLVALALGLQPALGRAADGSPLYFPYGLGVTLPAVLVPHLLLGIAEGALTLAVCRGLERWTRSGTE, encoded by the coding sequence GTGCACGTGCCCGACGGCATGCTCAGCCCCCGCTTCTACCTGCCCAGCTGGGGGGTGGCGGCCCTCGCCTGGGCGCTGGCCCTGCGTCGCGGGCGCCGTCGCTGGGACCTCGACCTGCTGCCCCGCATGGCGTCGCTCACCGCGCTCGCCTTCGTGCTGATGAGCCTGCCGCTGCCCCTGCCCGGTGGCACCAGCGCCCACGCGTCGGGCATCGGCATCCTGGCCTTGAGCGTGGGCCCCGCCCTGGCCTTCCTCGCGATCTCGGGCGTGCTGCTGCTGCAGGCGCTGGTCTTCGGCGTCGGGGGCATCACCACGCTGCCCCTCAACGCGCTGGCCATGGGGCTGGTCGGCGGCGGCGCGGCCTGGTGGAGCTGGCGGCTGCTGAGGCCGCTGAGCGAGCGCGCCGCGCTCTTCGGCGCGGGCTGGCTCGCCACGGCCCTGCCGGCGCTGCTCGTCGCCCTGGCGCTCGGCCTGCAGCCGGCGCTCGGCCGCGCAGCCGACGGCTCGCCGCTCTACTTCCCCTACGGGCTGGGCGTGACGCTGCCGGCGGTGCTCGTCCCGCACCTGCTGCTGGGGATCGCCGAGGGCGCGCTGACCCTGGCCGTCTGCCGGGGACTGGAGCGCTGGACGCGGAGCGGCACGGAATGA
- a CDS encoding ABC transporter permease, which produces MKDRLGLALYLAAVVAATLIHRPLLLGAGLAVAVLAAGRAAPRVGRRALAASLPFLVVLDLSLLLPLTEGSRAAYLLRTDLRLLLLAWLSALLVERVNLFRALAPFRRLSALLVLASGQVLLLRRVLGDFRLALASRSPSRPTLRLLYRQTAATARNFLVRSESDGLELAQALRSRGFDLD; this is translated from the coding sequence ATGAAGGACCGCCTTGGGCTCGCGCTCTACCTGGCGGCGGTGGTCGCGGCCACGCTGATCCACCGGCCGCTGCTGCTGGGCGCGGGGCTGGCCGTGGCGGTGCTCGCGGCAGGCCGCGCGGCGCCGCGGGTGGGCCGGCGGGCGCTGGCGGCGTCGCTGCCCTTTCTCGTCGTGCTCGACCTCTCCCTGCTCCTGCCCCTGACCGAGGGCTCCCGCGCAGCCTACCTGCTGCGCACGGACCTGCGCCTGCTGCTGCTGGCCTGGCTCAGCGCGCTGCTGGTGGAGCGCGTGAACCTCTTCCGCGCGCTGGCGCCCTTCCGGCGCCTCAGCGCGCTGCTGGTGCTGGCCAGCGGGCAGGTCCTCCTGTTGAGGCGGGTGCTGGGCGACTTCCGGCTGGCGCTGGCGAGCCGGTCGCCCTCGCGTCCCACCCTGCGCCTGCTCTACCGCCAGACGGCCGCCACCGCGCGGAACTTCCTCGTCCGCAGCGAGAGCGACGGCCTCGAGCTGGCCCAGGCCCTCCGTTCCCGGGGGTTCGACCTTGATTGA
- a CDS encoding ABC transporter ATP-binding protein, with protein sequence MIEARALGFAYPGAEPVLRDVSFRLEAGEKVVLLGSNGAGKSTLLKLLDGLLFAGEGAVDYEGAPLSKSRLREKGFRRRFRSEVGLLFQRPELMFFNPTVLDEIAYGPRQAGLADAEAVDRARHWAAELGLAGVLDRPPVRLSGGQQQRLGLACLLVLEPKLLLLDEPTAHLDPPSTGWLVDLLPRLAATTLVSTHRLSLAPELGRRALLLAPDGRLLYDGPVAPLADDRERLLAAGLLHRHGNGHYHAHDWD encoded by the coding sequence TTGATTGAGGCCCGCGCCCTCGGCTTCGCCTACCCGGGCGCCGAGCCCGTGCTCCGCGACGTCAGCTTTCGCCTCGAGGCAGGCGAGAAGGTCGTGCTGCTGGGCAGCAACGGCGCCGGCAAGAGCACCCTGCTCAAGCTGCTGGACGGCCTGCTCTTCGCCGGCGAAGGCGCCGTGGACTACGAGGGCGCGCCGCTGTCCAAGTCGCGGCTGCGCGAAAAGGGTTTCCGCCGCCGCTTTCGCAGCGAGGTGGGGTTGCTCTTCCAGCGTCCCGAACTGATGTTCTTCAACCCCACCGTGCTCGACGAGATCGCCTACGGTCCCCGTCAGGCGGGCCTCGCCGACGCCGAGGCGGTCGACCGCGCGCGACACTGGGCCGCGGAGCTGGGCCTGGCCGGAGTCCTCGACCGCCCGCCCGTCCGCCTCAGCGGCGGCCAGCAGCAGCGGCTGGGCCTGGCCTGCCTGCTGGTGCTCGAGCCGAAACTGCTGCTGCTGGACGAGCCCACCGCCCACCTCGATCCTCCCTCCACCGGCTGGCTGGTGGACCTGCTGCCGCGTCTCGCGGCCACCACGCTCGTCAGCACCCATCGCCTCAGCCTCGCGCCCGAACTCGGCCGCCGCGCGCTGCTGCTGGCGCCCGACGGCCGCTTGCTCTACGATGGCCCCGTGGCGCCGCTCGCCGACGACCGCGAGCGCCTGCTGGCCGCCGGCCTGCTGCACCGCCACGGGAACGGGCACTACCACGCCCACGACTGGGACTGA
- the nikR gene encoding nickel-responsive transcriptional regulator NikR, producing the protein MADDTLQRFSVSLPAELLEELDRRVTGQGYASRSELIRDLIRERLVAEKWAARRSTVFGTLTLSYDHHQRGLADRLTQLQHNRHVNVLCSTHVHVDHDHCLEVILLRGRPDEIEKLAIRIGGLKGVRFSRLTRASTLDA; encoded by the coding sequence ATGGCCGACGACACGCTCCAGCGCTTCAGCGTCTCCCTGCCGGCCGAGCTGCTCGAGGAGCTCGACCGCCGCGTCACCGGCCAGGGCTACGCCTCGCGCTCCGAACTGATCCGGGATCTCATCCGCGAGCGGCTGGTGGCGGAAAAGTGGGCCGCCCGGCGCAGCACGGTCTTCGGCACGCTGACGCTCAGCTACGACCACCACCAGCGCGGCCTGGCCGATCGCCTCACGCAGCTGCAGCACAACCGGCACGTGAACGTCCTGTGCAGCACCCACGTGCACGTGGACCACGACCACTGCCTCGAGGTGATCCTCCTGCGGGGCCGTCCCGACGAGATCGAAAAGCTCGCCATCCGCATCGGCGGCCTCAAGGGCGTGCGCTTCAGCCGGCTGACGCGCGCGTCGACGCTGGACGCCTGA
- a CDS encoding HpcH/HpaI aldolase/citrate lyase family protein encodes MCAAKAAAGARGADVRSDCWIEVDPIAADGIEIALKSKVESLYGASIRAQLADGLARLGLAHARVTIDDSGAVPFVIDARLETAVRRALGDQAPAATLLPATRVALAPSKRDRFRRSRLYLPGTQPKLMLNAGLHRPDAVILDLEDAVAPSEKDAARCLVRGALLALDFGAAERMVRINQGERGLEDLEWIVPYGVQLVLIPKVESAAEVRAVAERAARIAADCGRAEPLWLMPIIESALGGLSALEIARAHADVVALAIGLEDYTADLGVQRSNSGEESFWLRSVVVNAARAAGIQPIDTVFSDVDDMDGLAASVRAAKQLGFDGKGCIHPRQIPVVHAAFAPTADEIAKACRIVQAFEAATAAGLGVVSLGSKMIDAPVVKRAQRTVTLALAGGLLAENWRENAEVQA; translated from the coding sequence ATGTGCGCTGCCAAGGCCGCGGCGGGCGCCCGGGGTGCGGACGTCCGCTCGGACTGCTGGATCGAAGTCGATCCGATCGCCGCCGATGGCATCGAGATCGCGCTGAAGTCCAAGGTGGAGTCGCTCTACGGCGCGTCGATCCGCGCCCAGCTGGCGGACGGCCTCGCGCGCCTGGGCCTCGCCCACGCGCGCGTGACGATCGACGACAGCGGCGCCGTCCCCTTCGTCATCGACGCCCGGCTCGAGACGGCCGTTCGCCGCGCGCTGGGCGACCAGGCGCCGGCGGCGACGCTGCTGCCCGCGACGCGCGTGGCGCTCGCCCCGTCGAAGCGCGACCGCTTCCGGCGCAGCCGCCTCTACCTGCCCGGTACGCAGCCCAAGCTGATGCTCAACGCCGGCCTCCACCGCCCCGACGCCGTGATCCTGGATCTGGAGGACGCCGTCGCGCCCTCGGAGAAGGACGCCGCCCGCTGCCTCGTGCGCGGCGCACTGCTCGCCCTCGACTTCGGCGCCGCCGAACGCATGGTGCGCATCAACCAGGGGGAGCGCGGGCTCGAGGACCTGGAGTGGATCGTGCCCTACGGCGTGCAGCTCGTGCTCATCCCCAAGGTGGAGAGCGCGGCCGAGGTGAGGGCCGTCGCCGAGCGCGCGGCGCGCATCGCCGCCGACTGCGGGCGCGCGGAGCCGCTCTGGCTGATGCCCATCATCGAGAGCGCGCTGGGCGGACTGAGCGCGCTGGAGATCGCGCGGGCGCACGCGGACGTGGTGGCGCTGGCCATCGGTCTGGAGGACTACACCGCGGACCTGGGCGTCCAGCGCAGCAACAGCGGCGAGGAGAGCTTCTGGCTGCGCAGCGTGGTGGTGAACGCCGCGCGCGCGGCGGGCATCCAGCCCATCGACACCGTCTTCAGCGACGTGGACGACATGGACGGCCTCGCCGCCAGCGTCCGCGCGGCCAAGCAGCTCGGCTTCGACGGCAAGGGCTGCATCCACCCGCGGCAGATCCCCGTGGTCCACGCCGCCTTCGCTCCCACGGCCGACGAGATCGCCAAGGCCTGCCGCATCGTGCAGGCCTTCGAGGCGGCCACGGCCGCCGGCCTCGGCGTGGTGAGCCTGGGCAGCAAGATGATCGACGCCCCCGTGGTCAAGCGGGCGCAGCGCACGGTGACACTGGCCCTGGCCGGCGGACTGCTGGCCGAGAACTGGCGCGAGAACGCGGAGGTGCAGGCGTGA
- a CDS encoding citrate lyase subunit alpha (citrate-ACP transferase, the alpha subunit catalyzes the formation of (3S)-citryl-CoA from acetyl-CoA and citrate): protein MSDWTVNAAGRRVPGVINAVAQVPFQGVGGFRPSGRKAAPAIASCNDYPASGDKRVPSLREALERAGLRDGMTIGSHHHFRNGDLVMNQVFAIAAEMGVKDLVWFPSAAFPCHAPVIEHMRNGVVRRVEGSLNGPLGLNASHGKMAGAAVLRSHGGRWQAVQDGEVHIDIAILAAPTADAFGNATGDRGPSACGSLNFGLVDSLYADRVIVVTDNLVPFPCLPWQIQGNNVDFVVELERVGDPSQIVSGTTVLTRSPDRQLIAELTAAFIRSTPYYRDGFSMQAGAGGTALATAIYLREMMKADGFRAAFMRGGSTKYLVEMLEEGLIGTILDGQTFDLDGVRSMRENALHVATSPFTSYNWHGKGNFASMIDFVVLGATEVDRHFNANVVTHSDGLMLHGIGGWQNCLTAKVTILPIPSFRDRIPVLVDEVTTLCGPGELIDVVVTERGIAVNPRREDLIGPARKAGLPLRPIEEIQAEVEALCGGKPARPELGDEVVGAVKWVDGTLLDVIYRVPER from the coding sequence GTGAGCGACTGGACCGTCAATGCCGCCGGCCGCCGGGTGCCCGGCGTGATCAACGCCGTAGCCCAGGTCCCCTTCCAGGGCGTGGGCGGCTTCCGGCCCAGCGGCCGCAAGGCCGCGCCGGCCATCGCCAGCTGCAACGACTACCCCGCCAGCGGCGACAAGCGCGTCCCCTCGCTGCGCGAGGCGCTGGAGCGCGCGGGGCTGCGCGACGGCATGACCATCGGCAGCCACCACCACTTCCGCAACGGCGACCTGGTGATGAACCAGGTCTTCGCCATCGCCGCCGAGATGGGCGTGAAGGACCTCGTCTGGTTTCCCAGCGCGGCCTTCCCCTGCCACGCGCCGGTGATCGAGCACATGCGCAATGGCGTCGTGCGGCGCGTGGAGGGCAGCCTCAACGGTCCGCTCGGGCTCAACGCGAGCCACGGGAAGATGGCGGGCGCCGCGGTGCTGCGCAGCCACGGCGGCCGCTGGCAGGCGGTGCAGGACGGCGAGGTGCACATCGACATCGCCATCCTCGCCGCGCCCACGGCCGACGCCTTCGGCAACGCCACCGGCGACCGCGGCCCCAGCGCCTGCGGGAGCCTGAACTTCGGCCTCGTGGACAGCCTCTACGCGGACCGGGTGATCGTCGTCACCGACAACCTGGTGCCCTTCCCCTGCCTGCCCTGGCAGATCCAGGGCAACAACGTGGACTTCGTGGTGGAGCTGGAGCGGGTGGGCGATCCGTCGCAGATCGTCAGCGGCACCACCGTGCTCACGCGCAGCCCGGACCGCCAGCTCATCGCCGAGCTGACGGCCGCCTTCATCCGCAGCACGCCCTACTACCGCGACGGCTTCTCCATGCAGGCCGGCGCCGGCGGCACGGCGCTCGCCACCGCGATCTACCTACGCGAGATGATGAAGGCCGACGGCTTCCGCGCCGCCTTCATGCGCGGCGGCTCCACGAAGTACCTGGTGGAGATGCTCGAGGAGGGGCTGATCGGCACCATCCTCGACGGCCAGACCTTCGACCTCGACGGCGTGCGCTCCATGCGCGAGAACGCGCTGCACGTCGCCACGAGCCCCTTCACCAGCTACAACTGGCACGGCAAGGGCAACTTCGCCTCGATGATCGACTTCGTCGTGCTGGGCGCGACCGAGGTGGACCGCCACTTCAACGCCAACGTGGTGACGCACTCCGACGGCCTCATGCTCCACGGCATCGGCGGCTGGCAGAACTGCCTCACCGCCAAGGTGACGATCCTGCCCATCCCCTCCTTCCGCGACCGCATCCCCGTGCTCGTGGACGAGGTGACCACGCTCTGCGGGCCGGGCGAACTGATCGACGTGGTCGTCACCGAGCGCGGCATCGCCGTGAACCCGCGCCGCGAGGACCTCATCGGCCCCGCGCGGAAGGCGGGCCTGCCGCTGCGTCCCATCGAGGAGATCCAGGCCGAGGTGGAGGCGCTCTGCGGCGGCAAGCCCGCCAGGCCCGAGCTCGGCGACGAGGTCGTGGGCGCGGTCAAGTGGGTGGACGGAACCCTGCTGGACGTGATCTATCGCGTTCCCGAGCGCTAG